In Sphingomonas phyllosphaerae, one DNA window encodes the following:
- a CDS encoding (2Fe-2S) ferredoxin domain-containing protein — protein MKDQVRAGWTGAVLVCGKCSKKLGGGFGNKGKTSLAKALRGEPGFGKGRKATVGVVEVKCLGICPKGAVTIVDSRAPGCWRIVPAGADVAGLGELLSPPPSPRT, from the coding sequence ATGAAGGATCAGGTGCGCGCCGGCTGGACCGGCGCGGTGCTGGTGTGCGGGAAGTGCTCGAAGAAGCTGGGTGGCGGGTTTGGCAACAAGGGCAAAACGTCGCTCGCCAAGGCGCTGCGGGGCGAGCCGGGATTCGGCAAGGGACGCAAGGCGACGGTCGGGGTGGTCGAAGTGAAGTGTCTCGGCATCTGTCCAAAAGGGGCCGTGACGATCGTCGATAGCCGCGCGCCGGGGTGCTGGCGGATCGTGCCGGCGGGGGCGGATGTCGCGGGGTTGGGCGAGCTACTAAGCCCTCCGCCGTCGCCCCGGACTTGA
- a CDS encoding DnaJ domain-containing protein — translation MARIPTRSNDWGFPRWRGYGANREATTVRLCDRHGCTEPGTCPAPKSPNSPERWYFCQAHAAEYNRGWNYFEGLSAEEAAQREANERRDAGGFSQSKHQAWAGSGDGSRSRDELRALEVLELEVDASFDDVRLAWRRLAKSNHPDVRPGDKDAATRFQAIQAAYDVLRVAEEARTWKPRAEP, via the coding sequence ATGGCACGTATTCCCACCCGATCGAACGACTGGGGCTTCCCCCGCTGGCGTGGCTATGGCGCCAATCGCGAGGCGACGACGGTGCGGTTGTGCGATCGTCACGGCTGCACCGAGCCGGGGACGTGCCCGGCGCCGAAGTCGCCGAACAGCCCGGAGCGCTGGTATTTCTGTCAGGCGCATGCCGCCGAGTACAATCGCGGCTGGAATTATTTCGAGGGCCTGTCTGCCGAGGAGGCCGCGCAGCGCGAGGCCAACGAGCGGCGCGACGCGGGCGGCTTCTCGCAGTCGAAGCATCAGGCTTGGGCGGGGTCGGGCGACGGCTCGCGCTCGCGCGACGAGCTGCGCGCGCTGGAGGTGCTGGAGCTGGAGGTCGACGCGTCGTTCGACGACGTGCGGCTGGCGTGGCGGCGGCTGGCCAAGTCGAACCATCCCGACGTGCGGCCCGGCGACAAGGACGCCGCGACCCGCTTTCAGGCGATCCAGGCCGCTTATGACGTGCTGCGCGTCGCCGAGGAGGCGCGGACCTGGAAGCCGCGCGCCGAGCCATGA
- a CDS encoding protein-glutamate O-methyltransferase CheR: protein MAEIDPGSARVFAALLEARTGQRIANGRSWRFEASLGPLLQAHALDRVDQLAARLIEGKDKQLADRIVDALLNQETSFFRDAGIIEGAAQAVAGRAPLRVWCAACATGQEPLSLAMLFAEAGGAMPEIVATDVSAAAISRAREGTYSQFEIQRGLPVRRMVKWFEPAADNHWRASSVLLGAIHYRRHNLIVDMPPAGEFDLILCRNLLFYFAPHQREQVLGRLAGALKPDGLLLLGAGETVIGQSERLRPSLRARGFYERVPATTDSNRVYTGL from the coding sequence ATGGCGGAGATCGATCCCGGCTCGGCCCGCGTCTTCGCGGCGCTGCTGGAGGCGCGCACCGGGCAGCGGATCGCCAACGGCCGCAGCTGGCGCTTCGAAGCATCGCTGGGGCCGCTGCTGCAGGCCCATGCGCTCGACCGCGTCGATCAGCTCGCGGCACGGCTTATCGAGGGCAAAGACAAGCAATTGGCCGACCGGATCGTCGATGCGCTGCTCAATCAGGAAACGTCGTTCTTCCGCGATGCCGGCATCATTGAGGGGGCGGCCCAGGCGGTCGCCGGACGTGCGCCGCTCCGCGTGTGGTGCGCGGCCTGCGCGACCGGGCAGGAGCCGCTATCGCTGGCGATGCTGTTCGCCGAAGCGGGCGGCGCGATGCCGGAGATCGTGGCCACCGACGTCTCTGCCGCCGCGATCTCGCGCGCGCGTGAAGGCACGTACTCGCAATTCGAGATCCAGCGTGGGTTGCCGGTGCGGCGGATGGTGAAGTGGTTCGAGCCCGCCGCCGACAATCATTGGCGTGCGTCGTCCGTGCTGTTGGGCGCGATCCACTATCGCCGACACAATTTGATCGTCGACATGCCACCGGCCGGTGAGTTCGACCTGATCCTGTGCCGCAACCTGTTGTTCTATTTCGCGCCGCATCAGCGCGAGCAGGTGCTGGGGCGGCTGGCGGGGGCGCTGAAGCCCGATGGTCTGCTGTTGCTCGGCGCGGGCGAGACGGTGATCGGCCAGTCCGAACGGCTCCGCCCAAGCCTGCGCGCGCGCGGCTTCTACGAGCGCGTGCCAGCCACGACCGACAGCAACCGGGTTTACACCGGGCTTTGA
- a CDS encoding N-acetylmuramoyl-L-alanine amidase, which yields MRCREVPSPNFNERLLPISMIVLHYTGMKTAQEALDRLCDPAAEVSCHYYVDEDGTITRLVADDKRAWHAGASHWRGVTDVNSASIGIEIVNPGHDHGYRAFPEPQVEAVIRLVAHLKDMYEITRGNIVGHSDVAPVRKRDPGELFPWHRLARLRLALPRPTKNLVDPMWGEAAFCLALERFGYDVSDRMAAIMAFQRRFRPELIDGEMDAECRMILLALLLPRPQGDE from the coding sequence ATGAGGTGCCGCGAGGTGCCGTCGCCGAACTTCAACGAACGGCTGCTGCCGATCTCGATGATCGTGCTGCACTATACCGGCATGAAGACCGCGCAGGAGGCGCTGGACCGGCTTTGTGACCCCGCCGCGGAGGTGTCGTGCCACTATTACGTCGACGAGGACGGCACGATCACGCGGCTGGTCGCCGACGACAAGCGCGCGTGGCACGCGGGGGCATCACACTGGCGCGGCGTGACCGACGTCAATTCGGCGTCGATCGGCATCGAGATCGTCAATCCCGGTCACGATCATGGCTATCGGGCGTTCCCGGAGCCGCAGGTCGAGGCGGTGATCCGGCTCGTCGCGCATCTGAAGGACATGTACGAGATCACGCGCGGCAATATCGTCGGTCATTCCGACGTCGCGCCGGTGCGCAAGCGCGATCCGGGCGAGTTGTTCCCGTGGCACCGGCTGGCGCGGCTGCGGCTCGCGCTGCCGCGGCCGACGAAGAATCTGGTCGATCCGATGTGGGGCGAGGCGGCGTTCTGCCTCGCGCTCGAGCGGTTCGGCTATGACGTGAGCGATCGGATGGCGGCGATCATGGCCTTTCAGCGGCGTTTCCGACCCGAGCTGATCGACGGCGAGATGGACGCCGAATGCCGAATGATCCTGCTCGCCTTGCTGCTGCCGAGGCCGCAGGGAGATGAGTAG